DNA from Brevibacterium sp. 'Marine':
AAGTACTTGATGCGCCCCTATGAGGGTGGAGCACCGCCGGGTTGCGCGATCATCGCACCGACGCTCAGCGCAGGAAGAGCCGCCTTCATCGAAAACCAGCCAGGATTGCCGTCAGCGTTCTGCTGTAAAGCGCGCCGACGCTGACAACGGGTGCTACAACCCGGGCATGCGCTAACGGAACCAGCCGGCGCGGAAGACGGGAGCCCGGCCTGAGGTAGCGGCGTGGGCCCACTGTGCGATGGCCGCGCCAGTCTTTTCCGGAGACAGACCGGATCCGTCGATGATCGTCATGGCCCACCTGTCGGACACGTCTGCGCCGATCCACCGATCCCACTGCATTCGGTCCCATGAGTCGTTCGTGACCGCCTCGGTGACGTGCGTCGGGTCGACCGCGTGTCGACGCATCCACGCCGCGAACGCGAGGTGGAGGTGCCGCATCTCGGGCGGGTCTCGACGCGCATCGAGCCGAGCGTTCTGCTCGGCCTCTGACAGGTCGAGGAGGCAGACAGCGATATCGACCCTGTCGGCGGAGGGAACTGCGAGAGCTTCTCCCGCAGGGATTGGATCGCCCGCGAGGAGAACGTGCCGGTCGTCTGCGTCCAGCTCGATCGCATGCTGGGCGATTCGTTCCACTGTCTTCTGTCGCCATGCCACGGTAGGAGTGGCTGGGACGGGACCGAAGCTCCCCAGCTCGACCGGTTCGAACTGCGGGCGGAGCAGCGGAGCGGCGTTCATTCGGGCCGTGGTCTTACCCACTCCGGATGCGCCAGAAACTATAAGCAGCATAGACAAACCATTGTTTCATGTCGTGGACTGACATGGCACCGTATATTCGGCCGAGCAGCGTCGCTGTACGTCGGCATCGTCGGTCGCGAGCGTATCAATGATTTCAAGCTCCGCACTGTCGGCCGCTCGAGCATCGGCGACGACGTTGCGCGTACGCTCCGTGCCTACAGGTCAACGTCTCGCCTGCCAACGTCACAACCGCGAGATGCGCTATGAGAACCCGCTTCACCTCGCCGAGGAGGCCGCCGCCCTCGACCTGCTCTCCGACCAGCGAGTGGCGTTGGGCATCAGTCGCGGATCTCCGGAGCCGGCCCTGCGCGGATGGGAAGCCTTCGGCTACGAGGATCACACCGAACCCAAAGCCGCGAACTTGGCCAGGGAGAAGTTCGATCGGTTCCTCCGCGCCATCCGCGGCGAGGAACTTGCCCCGGCCGATCCGCAGCAGTTCGGTCCGGGGAAGCGTCTGCGCATCGAACCGCATTCCCCTGGCCTTGAACGCCGCATCTGGTGGGGTGCTGGATCTGCCTCCACCGCCGAATGGGCGGCACAGCAGGGTGTGAACCTGATGAGTTCGACTCTGCTCACCGAGGCGACCGGTGCCGCATTCGGGGACCTGCAGGCCGAGCAGATCGCCAGGTACCGTCAGGCATGGACCGCCGCGGGGCACGAATGGACTCCGAGAGTGTCCGTCAGCCGCAGCATCTTCCCGATCACCACCGATCTCGACGACCTCTATTTCGGTCGGCGTGGGACCGGCCAGGGTGATCAGATCGGCATCATCGACGACACGCGCTCGACGTTCGGCCGTACCTACGCAAGTGAACCGGACAAGCTGATCGAGGAGCTCCAGTCCGATGCGGCCATCCAAGCCGCCGACACCCTCATGCTCACGATCCCCAGCCAGCTCGGCGTCGACTACAACCTGCACCTCCTCGAGTCCTTCGCAGAGAATGTCGCACCGGCTCTCGGATGGGTGCCTGCCGGTGCGCACTGAAGGGTACCGTCGTAGGACCATCTCCGAACGTATGATGAGACCAATCGGAGATGAATCACCATAAGGGACATTTCACCATCAGGGGAGACTGAGTGAGCGAGCGCACGACGATGACGCAGACGCAGAAGCGCATCCTCATCATCGGCCTCGTCCCCCTCTTCATGTCCCTGCTGTCGGTCTCGAGCATCAATGTCGTCCTGCCCTCCATCGCCGCCGGCATCGATGCCTCCACCTCGGCCCTGCAATGGGTGCTCACCGGGTATGCGCTGTCCTTCGGCGTCGTCCTCGTCGCTGCCGGACGGGCCGGCGATGTCTTCGGGCGCGGCCAGCTGTTCGTCATCGGCGTCGGTCTCTTCGGGCTGTCCTCGCTGGTCGCAGGAAGCGCCCCGGATCCGCTGACGCTCAATATCTCCCGCGTGACCATGGGGCTGGGCTCGGGGTTCCTCAACCCGCAGGTCGTGGGCCTGCTGCAGCAGTATTTCCAGGGTCCGCCGCGCGGTCGTGCCTTCGGGCTGATGGGCACCACCGTGGGCCTGTCGGTGGCCATCGGCCCGGTGCTCGGCGGCGCCCTCATCGCACTGTTCGGCAGCGAACTCGGGTGGAGGGCGACCTTCCTGGTCAATGTGCCCTTCGCGATCGCCTCTCTCGTCCTCGCCCGGGTCTGGCTGCCTGCCGGAGCATGGCGACCTGCCGTCGATGAGGACGCGAAGAGCGTCGAAGGCGGCAGGGATCTCGACCCCGTGGGAGTCATCCTCCTCGGTGTCGGCGTCCTGCTCATCCTCCTGCCCTTCGTCGAATCATCGCTGGGCTGGTTCATCTGGCTGTCCCTGCCGGCAGGAATCGGCGTGATCTGGCTGTGGGCATGGTGGGAACGTCGCTATGCGCGTCAGGGTCGCCCTCCGATGGTCGACCTCGATCTCTTCCGCATCCGCAGCTTCAGCAACGGGGCGATCATCATCGCCCTCTACTTCCTCGGCGTGACCAGCGTCTGGGTCCTCGTCGCCATCTACATGCAGCAGGGGCTGGGGCATACGGCCCTGGCTGCGGGAATGATCGGTCTGCCGGCCGCGCTGTGTTCGGCGGTCTCGGCGGATGTGTCCGGACGGTACGTCTTCCAGATCGGGCGCCGCCTCGTCGTCTGGGGGATCGCGCTGTGCCTCCTCGGTCTCCTGGCCACCATCGGGGTCGTCGCGCTGCTGTCCCGTGGCATCGGCAGCGAATGGTGGATGCTGCTCACCCTGGCTTTCATCGGCACCGCTCAGGGCATGGTCATCAGCCCCAATCAGACTCTGACTCTGCAGGAGGTTCCCCTGCGATACGCCGGATCCTCCGGGGGTGTGCTGCAGACAGGGCAGCGCATCGGCACCTCGATGGGGCTGGCGATCATGACCGCTCTGGCCTTCTCGATCACTGCGGTGAGCAATTGGCATTGGGCAATGATGGGAGCGTTCGTCGCGATCGCCGTCATCGTCATCCTCGCCGGAGTCGTCGGCCTTATCGAAGTTCGCCGAGGCGGCCCCCGCCGAGCGTGAGGAACCGTTCGCGGCACACCCGGTCGGTACGGCCAGCATCAGCTGTCAGCGCAATAATGTTACGGATTTTAGACAATCCGCTGTGTCCGAATGTGGAAGACTGTGAACGCACATCAGCCCATGGAAGGAAACACAGTGGTCGAGGCCGCACCCGAAGACGAGCTAGCGCTCGAAGAGCTCGTGCGCTCGGGCGGGATCGAAACCTATTTCGCCCCCGTCGTCGATGTATTGACTTTCCAACGGGTCGGCCATCAGATTCTGCAGGCCCCCACGGGTGATCCTGAACTGGGACGTGCCGAATCGGAGAACCTGCGCCACGCCATGCGCGCCTCGACGATCACCGGTGATATCGACGCCTCCCTGCGGGATTCGGCGCTGCGCACGGCCGAAGGCGCAGGACTGCCGAAGTCCAACCGCCTGTTCCTCCACGCCGAAGCCGAATCCTTCGCCACCCTCGAGGACCGTGCCGGGGAACCCGACCGGTCGGTGATCCTCCAGCTCGACGCCAACCGCGTTGCCTCGTCCCCGGCCTCGGTGCTGCGTTCGGTGCGCTCGGCACGCGCCATGGGATGGGGCGTGGGCATGTCATCGGTCGGTGCCGACCTGCGCAGCACCTCCTTCGTCCCGCTGGTCAATCCCTCCGTCGTCGGACTCCACCCGGACGTCCTGCGCATCGCCTGCGACTCCCATCTGGCTGAACTCAACCGCCTCCTCCACGCCCATCTCGAACGCACCGGCGCGGTCATCCTCGCCGACGGCGTCGAGACCGAAGACGATCTCGACCGGGTGCGTGCCCTGGGGGCACGATTCATGTCGGGGCGCTATTTCGGTGAGGCCACGAAACAGCCGCAGCCGTTCTCCGAACCGAACGAGGACGCTCTCGTCTCCCACTACTCACGCAACCTTCCGGCATTGGGCACACCGTATTCGATCTCTCAGGGGCTCCGGCGTGAGCCGCTGGTGATGAACCGCGAGCTCCTCGTCGCCCAGATCGCCGCCCTGGAAGAGCGCGCTCTGGCGTCGGGAACTGCGACCATCACTCTCGGCGTGTTCGGGGAGGACGCCGAGTTCTCCGAGGCGACACGGCTGCGGTACGAGAAGATCCGTGACACCGTGGGGCTGACCGCGATGTTCTCCGGCGGGTTCGACGGTCCACCGATTCCCGGAGTGCGCACCGGGCTCGTCGATGCGTCAGATCCCATTCGCAACGAACACGGTGTCGTGGTCGTCGGACCGGACTGGTCGGGCATGGTTGCGGCGTCGAAACGCAGTGATCCGGGCAGCGACGGGCAGACCGTCTTCGATGTCTACATCACGACCGACCGGTACACATGCGTCGACGCCGCACGCAGCGTTCTCACTCGCGTCGCACCTCTCACTGCAACGGCGAGGCTGCGGGCCTGAGCAGCGCGAGTCCGGGTGTCCCGGCTTTGCAGAACGCACGTGTGATCCGAATGGGGAGGCGGACTCCGATGGTGCTAATGTTGTCTCGGCTGGCCCCCGTAGCTCAGCTGGTTAGAGCAGGGAACTCATAATTCCTTGGCCGTCGGTTCAAGTCCGACCGGGGGCACCATGCAGGACTCGACAGTCGTCTAAGCACTGGGGTCGAACCCTCAGTTGTCATCGCGCTCAGGACCTATCCTCTTCGTGCTCTTGCTGGTCCCCCAGGCCTTGATTCGGGTCGAAGACTGTCCCGGACAGGGGAGCGTAGGCGATCCAACTTCCGCCGGGATTGTTCCTCCTGCGCTCTTCGGCCTCGCGCTTTTCGGCCTCATCCTCGTCGAACAGCCGTGTGAAGGCTGCTTCCGCCTTCGGGTTCTCGGCGGAATGCTCCGACCGCATATGCACAGTCTCCGCGCTGACCTCATATGAAGAGAACTCCACGACGAACTGCGGGCCGACTTCGGCAGCGACAAATCGGGCGAGCCGGACGCCTTCCTCGGCGTACGTGCGTTCAGCTGTCGCCGTCACCCATTCGAAATCGGAATCGAGCGAGTCATAGTAGGACTGTTCCCATGCCTCCAGCTCCGCGACCAGCCACTCGGACAGTCCCGTGTCCTCGTAGTCGATCGGCATACTGACCCACAGCACCGTATCTGCATAGTCGGGGAACATGCGGATGGTCCGGAGCGATGCATCCTCGGCACTGTGAACGTCGGTCATGTTCCCACCGTAACGCCGATTGTCGGCCACCTGCAGACACCCGACGCCACCAGCACATTTGATGCTTGGCTATGGGTCGGACATCGACTATCATGTGGTCAGCACCTCCTTTCGGATCGTAGGGGAAGACGTATCCGAGGTAGGAGGCAGAAATGGATATGACACAGGGCGTACTCTTCGTCCACTCAGCACCTCGTGCGCTGTGCCCTCACATCGAATGGGCAGCGGGCGGGGCAATCGGCGCACAGGCACGCTTCGACTGGACTCCCCAGCCGGCAGCGCCCGGTCTCGTGCGCGCAGAAGTCTGCTGGCGCGCGCCCGCAGGCTCGGGAGCCCGTATCGCATCCGCACTGCGCGGCTGGGACTCGCTCCGGTACGAAGTCACCGAGGAGCCCTCGGCCGGAGTCGACGGCGGTCGGTGGAGCCACACACCCGATCTGGGAATCTACCACGCTGTCACCGACACGGCCGGAAACATCCTCGTCCCTGAAGACCGCATCCGCTCCGTGATGGAACGCGCGGCAGGCGATCCCGCGAAGTTCTCCTCGGAGATGGCGATCGCCCTCGGCGAAGCGTGGGACGAAGAACTCGACGCATTCCGCCACGCAGGAGAGGGCGCACCGGTGCGCTGGCTGACCAAGGTCGGCTGAGCCTCTCTTCACCGCGCCGGGACTGCCGGCACACGCGCTGATTCCGTTCGCCTGATTCTGTCGCTCGATTCTGCTCAATGGGCACACCCTCCTACCTCGGGTGTGCCCATTTCGCAAGCCCTCGTGCCTGCGCGCCTTATGCAGGAGGCTCTGCACAGACCACCTTCCTGGTTGCCTTAAGCAGATTGCTCCGCACAAACCACCTTCCCAAGTACAGGCCGCGATCTGCGCCCTAATGGAAACGGCCCACTCTGAGTCGGAAAGCACAGTTTCAAAACCGTGCTCTCCGACTCAGAGTGGGCCGTAGCGCTGTCTGAGTTCGCGCAGAACCTCAGACGGAGCGGAATGCGACGACGGCGTTGTGACCGCCGAAGCCGAACGAGTTCGTGATCGCCGCGATATCGCCGGAAGGCAGATCCGCAGGAGTGTCACGGACGATGTTGATCCCCTTGACCTTCGGGTCGACCTCATCGATGTTGATGGTCGGGGGAGCGGTGCGAGTCTGCAGCGCCTTGACAGTGAGGATCGCCTCGACGGCACCGGTACCGCCGAGCAGGTGGCCGGTCATCGACTTCGTGGCCGAGACGAGGGCGTCGGGGACGTTGTCGCCGAGGAGTTCGCTGATGGCCAGCGATTCGGGGATGTCTCCGACCGGGGTCGACGTGGCGTGTGCGTTGACATGCTTGATCTCGGAAGCGGTCAGCCCACCGGCGTCAAGCGCCTGCTGCATGGCGGCCAGGGCGTGCTTGCCCTCGGGCTCTCCGCCGGTGATGTGATAGGCATCGTTCGAGATTCCCCAGCTGGCCACCTCGGCGTAGATCTTCGCACCACGAGCCTTCGCATGCTCCTCGGTCTCGAGGATGAGCGTGCCCGCACCTTCGCCCATGACGAATCCGTCACGGTCGACGTCGTAGGGACGCGAAGCGGTCTCGGGAGAATCGGTGCGACGTGACAGCGCCTGCATCGAATTGAAGGAGGCGAGCGTGATCGGATGGATTGCGGCTTCGGAACCACCGGCGATGATGATGTCGGCCTTGCCCGAAGCGAGGACGTCATAGGCGTGACCGAGGCTCTCGGTCGATGAGGCGCAGGCGGAGACCAGCGTCTGCACTCCGGCGCGAGCCTTGAACTCCATCCCGATGGCGGCCGCGGGGCCGTTGGGCATGAGCATGGGCACGGTCAGGGGCATGACCCGACGCGGGCCCTCCTCCTGCAGAGTGTCCCAGGCGTCGAGCAGAGTCCACACTCCGCCGATCCCGGTCGCCCAGGAGACGGCGGTGCGTTCCGGGTCGGTCTCCTCGAGGCCGGCGTCAGCCATGGCTTCACGAGCAGAGATGAGGGCGAACTGGCTCGACGGATCGAGGCGTTTGGCCTGGACCCTTTTGAGA
Protein-coding regions in this window:
- a CDS encoding MFS transporter, whose amino-acid sequence is MSERTTMTQTQKRILIIGLVPLFMSLLSVSSINVVLPSIAAGIDASTSALQWVLTGYALSFGVVLVAAGRAGDVFGRGQLFVIGVGLFGLSSLVAGSAPDPLTLNISRVTMGLGSGFLNPQVVGLLQQYFQGPPRGRAFGLMGTTVGLSVAIGPVLGGALIALFGSELGWRATFLVNVPFAIASLVLARVWLPAGAWRPAVDEDAKSVEGGRDLDPVGVILLGVGVLLILLPFVESSLGWFIWLSLPAGIGVIWLWAWWERRYARQGRPPMVDLDLFRIRSFSNGAIIIALYFLGVTSVWVLVAIYMQQGLGHTALAAGMIGLPAALCSAVSADVSGRYVFQIGRRLVVWGIALCLLGLLATIGVVALLSRGIGSEWWMLLTLAFIGTAQGMVISPNQTLTLQEVPLRYAGSSGGVLQTGQRIGTSMGLAIMTALAFSITAVSNWHWAMMGAFVAIAVIVILAGVVGLIEVRRGGPRRA
- a CDS encoding DUF3145 domain-containing protein, translating into MTQGVLFVHSAPRALCPHIEWAAGGAIGAQARFDWTPQPAAPGLVRAEVCWRAPAGSGARIASALRGWDSLRYEVTEEPSAGVDGGRWSHTPDLGIYHAVTDTAGNILVPEDRIRSVMERAAGDPAKFSSEMAIALGEAWDEELDAFRHAGEGAPVRWLTKVG
- a CDS encoding LLM class flavin-dependent oxidoreductase, which codes for MRYENPLHLAEEAAALDLLSDQRVALGISRGSPEPALRGWEAFGYEDHTEPKAANLAREKFDRFLRAIRGEELAPADPQQFGPGKRLRIEPHSPGLERRIWWGAGSASTAEWAAQQGVNLMSSTLLTEATGAAFGDLQAEQIARYRQAWTAAGHEWTPRVSVSRSIFPITTDLDDLYFGRRGTGQGDQIGIIDDTRSTFGRTYASEPDKLIEELQSDAAIQAADTLMLTIPSQLGVDYNLHLLESFAENVAPALGWVPAGAH
- a CDS encoding EAL domain-containing protein, producing the protein MEGNTVVEAAPEDELALEELVRSGGIETYFAPVVDVLTFQRVGHQILQAPTGDPELGRAESENLRHAMRASTITGDIDASLRDSALRTAEGAGLPKSNRLFLHAEAESFATLEDRAGEPDRSVILQLDANRVASSPASVLRSVRSARAMGWGVGMSSVGADLRSTSFVPLVNPSVVGLHPDVLRIACDSHLAELNRLLHAHLERTGAVILADGVETEDDLDRVRALGARFMSGRYFGEATKQPQPFSEPNEDALVSHYSRNLPALGTPYSISQGLRREPLVMNRELLVAQIAALEERALASGTATITLGVFGEDAEFSEATRLRYEKIRDTVGLTAMFSGGFDGPPIPGVRTGLVDASDPIRNEHGVVVVGPDWSGMVAASKRSDPGSDGQTVFDVYITTDRYTCVDAARSVLTRVAPLTATARLRA
- a CDS encoding beta-ketoacyl-[acyl-carrier-protein] synthase family protein, with protein sequence MTSKVVVTGIGAVTPLGATVDATWEAILAGQSGVHTMDNDWSEKYGLAVDFAAQVDPQVVPDNLKRVQAKRLDPSSQFALISAREAMADAGLEETDPERTAVSWATGIGGVWTLLDAWDTLQEEGPRRVMPLTVPMLMPNGPAAAIGMEFKARAGVQTLVSACASSTESLGHAYDVLASGKADIIIAGGSEAAIHPITLASFNSMQALSRRTDSPETASRPYDVDRDGFVMGEGAGTLILETEEHAKARGAKIYAEVASWGISNDAYHITGGEPEGKHALAAMQQALDAGGLTASEIKHVNAHATSTPVGDIPESLAISELLGDNVPDALVSATKSMTGHLLGGTGAVEAILTVKALQTRTAPPTINIDEVDPKVKGINIVRDTPADLPSGDIAAITNSFGFGGHNAVVAFRSV